The DNA window CGTCCTGCTCGTGGTCCTCATGGCTACCGGGAGCGGCATGCTCTACGGGCATCTCTTCGGATGAAGAATATCAAAAGAATACTGTTTCTCTGCACCGGGAACGCCTGCCGCAGCCAGATGGCCGAGGGCTGGGCGCGGCGCCTCTTCGGCGATTCGGTCGAGCCGTATTCGGCGGGGATAGTTGCTGCAGGGCTCGACCCGCGCGCCGTCAAGGTCATGGCCGAGGCGGGCATGGACATCTCGGGACATCGTTCGAAGACGCTCGATGAGCTCGGAGATATTTCGTTTGACCTCGTCGTCACTCTCTGCGACCGGGCGCGCGAGTCCTGTCCGGTCTTTCCTGGAGGCGTAAAAAAAATACACCGCTCTTTCGACGATCCCCCGACGTTTGCCCAAGGCGCGCAGGGCGAGGAGGAGGCGTTGTCGCATTACCGCCGGGTGCGGGACGAGATCAGGGCGTTCTTACAGGGGTTCAAAGTTTGATCTCCCCGCGCTGTGAGGCGGCAGGATTTGCATTTCCCTTATTTATCTTGTTGATATTTCTTTTCGCGCAATTAATATCCCCGGCAACGATCGGACAAAGGGGGTTCAAATGAACATCTCCGCCAGGCATGCATTCGTTGCATTGATCGGATCGGTATTCGTGTTTGCGCTTACCGGATGTTTCTCCAGCAGCGGCGGCGGCGGGGTTGTATACGATCCCACCTGGATCAACGCCTCGTGGTCAGGCGGCGCCAAGGGCGATCCCACCGACCGCACGGACATAGAGGCGGAGAATTGGAAGGGGGACATATGCCCCGCGTCTTCGCTCGCCATAACTAACCACAGCGGCGGATTTGCAGGGCTCTGCTTTGTGAACAACTGCACCATCATGATGAACCTCAATATCTGCCGGACAAAAGGGACGCCCGCTCAGCCCGATTTGGGGCTGCAGAACTACGAATGCGCCACCGATCCCCTGGAGACCCCTTCTTCGAGGCTGTACATCGTGCCCCTGAACCCCGGCGCGGACGGCTTCTGCATAAACGCCACCGAAGACATCTCCATCAACGTCTTCTATTGCAGCGACGAGCAGATGCTCGATCTGCTCTCCTCTCCCTTAAGCTGCATCTGATGTCAGCGGCCCTTCGGCGCTGAAGGCGCCCAGCAAAGACTCCGCGCGCCGCTTTCAGCGCAAAAGAGGTGTCGTCGTCCGGTCCGGAGCCCGGACGTTTGTCTGGTGCCGGAATTCGTTTGAGTTATATCCGGCGATGCACTATCGGGTGCCGGTGGCATGACCGCAAGGATCGAAAGGATATGGAAGAGACCCGGACCATAAGGGAGATAGAGCGCCGAAAGACCTTCGCCATCATCTCCCACCCCGACGCCGGCAAGACCACGGTGACCGAGAAGCTCCTGCTCTTCGGCAACGCCATCCAGATGGCCGGGACCGTCAAGGCGAGGAGGGCGGAGCAGTTCGCCACGTCCGACTGGATGGAGATCGAGAAGCAGCGCGGCATCTCGGTCACCTCCTCGGTCATGCAGTTCTCCTACGCGGGCCGCGAGATCAACCTGCTGGACACGCCGGGGCACGCCGACTTCAGCGAGGACACCTACCGCGTGCTGACCGCGGTCGACAGCGCGCTCATGGTCATAGACTCGGCGAAGGGCATCGAGAGCCAGACCAGGAAGCTCTTTCAGGTCTGCCGCGACCGCCGCATGCCGATCATGACCCTCATGAACAAGATGGACCGCGAGGGGCGCGATCCGTTCGAGCTCATCGACGAGCTGGAAAGCCTCCTCCACCTCAGGTGCGCGGTGATGACCTGGCCCATCGGCCAGGGGCGCGATTTCAAGGGGGTCTACGATCTCGTCCACGGCCGCATAAGGCTCTTCATGCCCGGCATGAAGCTGCGCGTCGACGACGAGGCGATCGAGTGCATAGACGAGCTGGAGAGCCCGAGGCTGGCGGAGGCCGTGGGGGAGGGGCACATCGCGAAGCTCAGGGAGGATCTGGAGCTGATCGAAGGGGCCGGCCACGGATTCGACCGCGAGGGCTACATGTCCGGGAGGCTCTCGCCCGTATTCTTCGGCTCGGCGATAAATAACTTCGGCATCCGGGAGCTCCTCGACGCATTTACAGAGTTCGCGCCATCCCCCCTGCCGCGCCCGGCCGAGGAGAGGACGGTCGATCCGCACGAGACCGCCTTCACCGGGCTCGTGTTCAAGATACAGGCCAACATGGATCCCAGGCACCGCGACCGCGTGGCGTTCCTCAGGATATGCTCGGGCGAATTCGTGCAGGGGATGAGCGCCTATCACGTCCGCTCGGCGAGGGAGTTCCGGATAAAGAACGCGCTCCAGTTCATGTCGCAGAGGCGCAGCAACGTCGACCGCGCCTACGCCGGGGACATCATAGGCATCCACGACCGCGGGACCCTGATGATAGGCGACTCGATAACGGCCGGCGAGAGGCTCACCTTCACCGGCATACCGCGTTTCTCCCCCGACCGCTTCAGCCTCGTCACGCTCAAGAATCCGATCAAGGTCAAGCAGCTCAACAAGGGGCTCGAGCAGCTCGCCGAGGAGGGGAGCTCCCAGCTCTTCCGTCGCAGGCACAACTCCGACACGATCATCGGGGTGGTGGGGCAGCTCCAGTTCGAGGTGGTGAAGTTCAGGCTGCTCCACGAGTACGGCGCCGAGGCCCTCTTTCACCCGATGCCCTACACCTACTCGCGCTGGTACCGGTCCGCAAACAGGAAGAAGCAGGAGGAGTTCGAGAGCTACTACCGCGCGCACATCGTCCACGACGTTAGGGACTATCCGATGATGCTCTTCAAGAACGAGTGGGAGCTGGGCTACATACAGGAAAAACACCCCGACATATCTTTCCACTCGAGCCTCATGAACTACGAGCAGGACGCGGCGGAGGCGTGACGAGGGGCTTCGCAGTGGCCCGTGCGCTGCAACATCCCTTGCTCCGTCTGATGGTATTTTTGACCCGAGCTTGCCCGCCGGAGCTTCTTGTCGCGCCGGGGCCTTTGCGGAGGAGGATAGCGAAGGCGGGTGGGCCCAAAATTGGGCCCAAGATTGGCATCACGCTGGGAAACTATAAATCGCCTGTGCGTATCAGGA is part of the Pseudomonadota bacterium genome and encodes:
- a CDS encoding arsenate reductase ArsC, encoding MKNIKRILFLCTGNACRSQMAEGWARRLFGDSVEPYSAGIVAAGLDPRAVKVMAEAGMDISGHRSKTLDELGDISFDLVVTLCDRARESCPVFPGGVKKIHRSFDDPPTFAQGAQGEEEALSHYRRVRDEIRAFLQGFKV
- a CDS encoding peptide chain release factor 3; the protein is MEETRTIREIERRKTFAIISHPDAGKTTVTEKLLLFGNAIQMAGTVKARRAEQFATSDWMEIEKQRGISVTSSVMQFSYAGREINLLDTPGHADFSEDTYRVLTAVDSALMVIDSAKGIESQTRKLFQVCRDRRMPIMTLMNKMDREGRDPFELIDELESLLHLRCAVMTWPIGQGRDFKGVYDLVHGRIRLFMPGMKLRVDDEAIECIDELESPRLAEAVGEGHIAKLREDLELIEGAGHGFDREGYMSGRLSPVFFGSAINNFGIRELLDAFTEFAPSPLPRPAEERTVDPHETAFTGLVFKIQANMDPRHRDRVAFLRICSGEFVQGMSAYHVRSAREFRIKNALQFMSQRRSNVDRAYAGDIIGIHDRGTLMIGDSITAGERLTFTGIPRFSPDRFSLVTLKNPIKVKQLNKGLEQLAEEGSSQLFRRRHNSDTIIGVVGQLQFEVVKFRLLHEYGAEALFHPMPYTYSRWYRSANRKKQEEFESYYRAHIVHDVRDYPMMLFKNEWELGYIQEKHPDISFHSSLMNYEQDAAEA